In one window of Campylobacter coli DNA:
- a CDS encoding ribonuclease HII produces MKTLFEENELLTPFDIDLVGIDEAGRGALAGPMMMAACKLHKDLEGLCDSKKLSEKRREELYEIILLHSDYLILAFSSEKIDEIGLSACLKMGLTLIKKHFKTENNFLYDGNTNLGISGIKTQIKADANIKQVSAASILAKVSKDRVMNFLAKDFPCYEFEKNKAYGTKAHKELIAKFGICKLHRKSFKLL; encoded by the coding sequence TTGAAAACTTTATTTGAAGAAAACGAACTTTTAACTCCATTTGATATTGATTTAGTTGGCATTGATGAAGCAGGACGAGGTGCCTTAGCAGGTCCTATGATGATGGCAGCTTGTAAACTACACAAAGATCTTGAGGGACTTTGTGATTCTAAAAAATTGAGCGAAAAAAGGCGCGAAGAACTTTATGAAATCATCTTGCTTCATTCAGATTATCTCATCCTTGCTTTTTCTTCAGAAAAAATTGATGAAATAGGGCTTAGCGCTTGTTTAAAAATGGGTTTAACACTCATAAAAAAACACTTTAAAACAGAAAATAATTTCTTATACGATGGCAATACAAATTTAGGTATTAGCGGTATAAAAACTCAAATCAAAGCCGATGCCAATATCAAACAAGTAAGTGCAGCAAGTATACTTGCAAAGGTGAGTAAAGATAGGGTGATGAATTTTTTAGCTAAAGATTTTCCTTGCTATGAGTTTGAAAAAAACAAGGCTTATGGGACAAAAGCCCATAAGGAATTGATAGCAAAATTTGGAATTTGCAAGCTTCATCGCAAAAGTTTTAAACTTTTATGA